In a single window of the Renibacterium salmoninarum ATCC 33209 genome:
- the carA gene encoding glutamine-hydrolyzing carbamoyl-phosphate synthase small subunit — protein MMTSDTSGHRTEVSEIAVLVLEDGTAFHGTSYGSQGIALGEAVFATGMTGYQETITDPSYARQLVVQTAPHIGNTGVNDDDAESRKIWVAGYIVRDAARRPSNWRSQRSLDQELEAQGIVGIQGVDTRAITRHLRERGAMRAGIFSGVAAAAPAQELLAQVRSSAPMEGAKLAEEVSVSAAYVVEPSEHGWQGEPRFAIAALDLGIKAMTPQRFAERGVRVHVLPATASFEEVVALKPDGVFMSNGPGDPATADDQVALLRKVLEAKLPFFGICFGNQILGRALGFGTYKLRYGHRGINQPVLDRATGKVEITSQNHGFAVDAPKERISDAPESRFGRVEVSHVSLNDDVVEGLRCLDLPAFSVQYHPEAAAGPHDSAYLFDRFIDLIASTNNFSTNEDAK, from the coding sequence ATGATGACTTCTGACACATCTGGGCATCGCACGGAAGTTTCCGAGATCGCGGTGCTGGTCTTGGAAGATGGCACAGCCTTCCACGGCACCTCCTACGGTTCTCAGGGCATAGCCCTCGGCGAGGCAGTCTTTGCTACTGGGATGACCGGTTACCAGGAAACGATCACTGACCCTTCTTATGCTCGGCAACTGGTAGTTCAAACTGCGCCACACATCGGTAACACCGGAGTAAACGACGACGACGCCGAGTCGCGAAAGATTTGGGTAGCCGGTTACATCGTCCGGGATGCGGCGCGGCGTCCATCGAATTGGCGCTCACAGCGCAGCCTCGATCAAGAGTTGGAAGCGCAAGGAATCGTCGGGATCCAAGGCGTTGATACGCGGGCAATCACCCGGCACCTTCGCGAGCGTGGCGCAATGCGCGCGGGTATTTTTTCGGGCGTGGCTGCTGCCGCACCTGCCCAAGAACTGCTCGCGCAAGTGAGATCCAGCGCACCGATGGAAGGAGCCAAACTTGCCGAAGAGGTAAGCGTCAGTGCGGCTTACGTCGTCGAACCGTCCGAACACGGTTGGCAAGGCGAGCCGCGGTTTGCCATTGCCGCTTTGGACCTGGGCATTAAAGCGATGACGCCGCAGCGCTTCGCCGAGCGCGGCGTTCGAGTACACGTGCTGCCCGCGACCGCTAGCTTTGAAGAAGTAGTCGCGCTCAAACCAGACGGCGTATTCATGTCCAACGGGCCCGGTGACCCGGCAACCGCGGATGACCAAGTAGCGCTGCTCCGAAAAGTACTCGAAGCGAAATTGCCGTTCTTTGGAATTTGCTTTGGTAACCAAATCCTTGGCCGTGCGCTGGGATTCGGCACCTACAAGCTGCGTTATGGGCACCGGGGGATTAACCAGCCTGTGCTTGACCGAGCCACTGGCAAGGTCGAAATCACCTCGCAAAACCACGGTTTTGCCGTCGATGCGCCGAAGGAACGGATCAGCGATGCGCCGGAGTCTCGCTTCGGCCGAGTCGAGGTAAGCCATGTGAGTCTCAATGACGACGTGGTCGAAGGGCTGCGCTGTTTGGATCTGCCCGCTTTCTCGGTTCAATATCACCCAGAAGCAGCAGCCGGTCCACATGATTCGGCGTATCTTTTTGATCGCTTCATCGATTTGATCGCCAGCACAAACAATTTCAGCACAAACGAGGATGCAAAGTAA
- a CDS encoding dihydroorotase, which produces MSETFLIKGASLLGGDRADLLLRDGVIVEAGSLTAGTATEIDASGLVALPGLVDLHTHLREPGREDAETVLTGSQAAAKGGFTAVHAMANSTPVADTAGVVEQVFSLGVEAGWTEVRPVGAVTVGLAGQRLAELGAMADSNARVRVFSDDGLCVWDPVLMRRALEYVKAFDGVIAQHAQEPRLTEGAQMNEGAVSSVLGLQGWPAVAEESIIARDVLLAQHVDSRLHVCHVSTAGSVEIIRWAKARGIKVTAEVTPHHLLLTDELVRSYDPVFKVNPPLRTSEDVQALREALADGTIDVVGTDHAPHPSEAKECEWAQAAMGMTGLETALSVVQHTMVETGLICWQDVARITAQTPARIGQLPWQGGSLRVGEVANVVLVDPAARWTVDPTVMATKGRNSPFAGLELPGSVVATFFAGHPTVLNGALNSARPVGASAVSGLVPNG; this is translated from the coding sequence ATGAGCGAAACTTTTTTGATCAAAGGTGCAAGTTTGCTCGGAGGAGACCGGGCCGATCTACTTCTGCGCGACGGCGTAATAGTCGAGGCGGGTTCGTTGACCGCGGGCACGGCTACTGAGATTGACGCTTCCGGCTTGGTAGCTCTTCCCGGTCTGGTCGATTTACATACCCATTTGCGTGAACCGGGCAGGGAAGACGCAGAGACCGTCCTGACTGGCTCTCAAGCAGCGGCCAAGGGCGGCTTTACCGCAGTGCACGCAATGGCTAATTCGACGCCGGTCGCGGACACCGCGGGCGTCGTGGAACAGGTCTTTAGCTTGGGCGTTGAAGCTGGTTGGACCGAAGTTCGGCCAGTGGGTGCAGTCACGGTGGGGTTGGCCGGCCAGCGCCTTGCAGAGCTGGGTGCCATGGCGGATTCCAATGCTAGAGTCCGGGTATTTTCTGACGATGGCTTGTGCGTGTGGGACCCGGTTTTGATGCGGAGAGCGCTCGAGTACGTCAAAGCGTTTGACGGCGTGATCGCTCAACACGCGCAGGAGCCTAGGCTCACGGAGGGCGCTCAGATGAACGAGGGCGCAGTTTCCTCGGTACTTGGTTTGCAAGGCTGGCCCGCGGTAGCGGAAGAAAGCATTATTGCCCGCGATGTGCTGCTTGCTCAGCATGTTGACTCCCGGCTGCACGTCTGCCATGTATCTACTGCGGGTAGCGTGGAAATTATTAGGTGGGCGAAAGCGCGCGGAATCAAAGTCACTGCGGAGGTGACCCCGCATCATTTGCTCCTCACTGATGAACTGGTGCGCAGCTATGATCCGGTTTTCAAAGTCAACCCGCCGCTGCGTACCAGCGAAGATGTGCAGGCGCTACGCGAGGCGCTTGCGGACGGCACGATCGACGTCGTCGGAACTGACCATGCTCCGCACCCTTCGGAAGCAAAAGAATGCGAGTGGGCGCAGGCCGCGATGGGTATGACCGGCTTGGAAACTGCTCTCTCGGTGGTACAACACACCATGGTAGAAACTGGCTTGATTTGTTGGCAGGACGTGGCCCGAATCACCGCGCAGACGCCGGCACGAATTGGCCAGCTTCCCTGGCAAGGCGGCAGCTTGCGGGTTGGTGAGGTGGCAAATGTGGTTCTGGTCGATCCGGCTGCTCGTTGGACGGTCGATCCAACGGTGATGGCTACCAAGGGCCGGAATTCGCCCTTTGCTGGCCTTGAGCTGCCAGGTTCGGTGGTGGCGACCTTCTTTGCCGGCCATCCAACGGTACTGAACGGCGCATTGAACTCGGCCAGGCCGGTCGGTGCCAGCGCGGTTTCCGGGTTGGTGCCAAATGGATAA
- a CDS encoding aspartate carbamoyltransferase catalytic subunit gives MKHLLSTHDLHRGAAIQILDTAEEMASVTEREVKKLPALRGRTVVNLFFEDSTRTRISFEAAAKRLSADVINFAAKGSSVSKGESLKDTAQTLEAMSADAVVIRHGASGAPQRLADSGWIDAAVINAGDGTHEHPTQALLDAFTMRRHWAKIFGVSSVGSDVAGMRVAIVGDVLHSRVARSNVWLLHTLGAQVTLVAPPTLLPIGVQTWPCAVSFDLDQTLDAGVDAVMMLRVQGERMHAAFFPSEREYSRRWGFDDARLARLDALGLDETIIMHPGPMNRGLEISSAAADSSRSTVLDQVRNGVSVRMAALYLLLSGGLQQPDQSNPQRNVTNTSNWQETKR, from the coding sequence ATGAAGCACCTGCTTTCAACCCATGACCTGCACCGCGGGGCGGCAATCCAGATCCTAGATACCGCCGAAGAAATGGCTTCAGTGACCGAGCGGGAAGTCAAAAAGCTACCCGCATTGCGTGGGCGAACCGTGGTGAACTTGTTTTTTGAGGATTCCACTCGAACGAGAATCTCTTTTGAAGCAGCGGCAAAGCGTCTTAGTGCTGATGTGATCAATTTCGCGGCTAAGGGGTCCTCAGTTTCGAAGGGCGAGTCGCTCAAAGACACGGCACAGACCCTTGAAGCGATGAGCGCAGACGCCGTCGTTATTCGACACGGTGCTTCTGGCGCGCCGCAACGACTTGCTGATTCTGGCTGGATTGACGCTGCCGTGATCAATGCTGGTGATGGCACTCACGAACACCCGACGCAGGCGCTGCTCGATGCCTTCACAATGCGCAGACACTGGGCGAAAATTTTCGGTGTTAGCTCGGTGGGTAGCGATGTAGCTGGCATGCGAGTAGCAATTGTCGGCGATGTGCTGCATTCCCGGGTAGCTAGATCCAATGTTTGGTTGCTGCATACACTGGGCGCCCAAGTCACACTAGTGGCACCCCCCACCTTGCTGCCGATAGGTGTGCAGACCTGGCCTTGTGCGGTCAGCTTTGATTTGGATCAGACCTTAGACGCGGGGGTGGATGCGGTGATGATGTTGCGTGTGCAGGGCGAGCGTATGCACGCAGCCTTCTTCCCCTCAGAGCGTGAGTACTCCCGGCGCTGGGGTTTTGACGATGCACGACTGGCCAGATTAGATGCCCTTGGCTTGGACGAAACCATCATCATGCACCCGGGGCCGATGAACCGTGGCTTAGAAATATCGTCGGCAGCTGCCGATTCATCCCGTTCTACGGTATTAGACCAAGTTCGCAACGGCGTTTCTGTCCGAATGGCGGCACTGTACTTGCTTCTGAGTGGCGGCCTTCAACAGCCCGATCAAAGCAATCCGCAGCGCAATGTCACGAACACCAGCAACTGGCAGGAGACCAAACGATGA
- the pyrR gene encoding bifunctional pyr operon transcriptional regulator/uracil phosphoribosyltransferase PyrR, which yields MDNFTQTAANESGRIVLGSADIDRALTRIAHEILESNKGSANLVLLGIPRRGFPLASRLAEKIASAEPSIQVKNILGQLDVTMFRDDLSRQPTRAPQPTQLPASGIDDKVVVLVDDVLFSGRTIRAALDALVDLGRPRTVRLAVLVDRGHRELPIRADHVGKNLPTSSTERVWVRLAETDDGEEQVRIVGAAEREAGV from the coding sequence ATGGACAACTTTACGCAGACTGCGGCCAACGAATCTGGCCGAATAGTTTTGGGTAGTGCTGACATAGACCGGGCTTTGACGCGCATTGCGCATGAAATCTTGGAATCCAATAAAGGTTCGGCGAATTTAGTTCTTTTAGGTATTCCACGCCGCGGATTCCCACTGGCAAGCAGGCTGGCTGAGAAGATCGCCAGCGCAGAACCCTCGATTCAAGTGAAAAATATCCTTGGTCAACTCGACGTCACCATGTTTCGTGACGATCTTTCGCGGCAGCCAACTAGAGCACCGCAACCTACTCAACTGCCGGCGTCGGGCATCGATGACAAAGTCGTTGTTTTAGTCGACGATGTGCTCTTCTCTGGTCGGACCATTCGAGCTGCGCTGGACGCTTTGGTGGACTTGGGTCGCCCACGGACAGTTCGGCTGGCAGTTTTAGTGGATCGCGGCCACCGTGAGTTGCCGATCAGAGCAGATCACGTGGGTAAGAATCTGCCGACTTCTTCTACCGAACGCGTTTGGGTCCGGCTTGCTGAGACCGACGACGGCGAGGAGCAGGTCCGGATCGTCGGTGCGGCTGAGCGCGAGGCCGGAGTATGA
- a CDS encoding PrsW family intramembrane metalloprotease gives MTTPNWQDANDPRYPQQPGAQPGQQPYYPQQGYLQQEFAQQPYPQQPNSADQQAYQQAYAEQPYLKPVNPVWQGQVDQASYQPAPNYGYGQQPIQPVWTMQQARRTTASLNIILLLSITCAVAGLLGVFLILPNLFYAGGLAGMTIGFILSLFPLTAVLLTAYFIDRWEPEPKWMLGFALLWGALGSIGTTLLIQPVWVAVFRPPNMGKEQAMQWLATFEAPPVEEFFKGLGILLIALFARKYFDGPLDGVVYATVIAAGFAFTENIQYFGQAFNESGETGGLSIGLSFLARGVFSPFGHALYTACTACTGLIIGFAARKGKTGPIIGAFFLGLVPAMYLHLVWNSAPLLGDANDVASYLSAIFLQAMVYEFPLIVLWVVGLVFLMRSEAKLTHRRLAEYAQQGWFTADGVHMVATPVGRRTAMSWAKTAGRTAVMKRFIRRATTLAYTRQRILTGKNLKQNQNDEQQLLNELTALRPSVLG, from the coding sequence ATGACCACCCCGAACTGGCAGGACGCCAACGATCCCCGGTATCCCCAGCAACCGGGAGCCCAACCCGGCCAGCAACCCTATTACCCGCAGCAAGGGTATCTGCAGCAAGAATTTGCCCAGCAGCCGTACCCACAGCAGCCAAATTCGGCAGATCAGCAGGCCTACCAGCAGGCCTACGCGGAGCAGCCCTATCTGAAACCGGTAAATCCGGTTTGGCAGGGTCAAGTCGATCAAGCAAGCTATCAACCAGCGCCCAACTATGGCTATGGACAGCAGCCAATCCAGCCCGTTTGGACCATGCAGCAGGCCCGGCGCACCACGGCGTCGCTGAACATCATTTTGCTGCTCAGCATCACTTGCGCAGTGGCCGGTCTGCTGGGCGTGTTCTTGATCCTGCCAAATCTGTTTTACGCCGGCGGGCTTGCCGGTATGACCATCGGCTTCATTTTGTCGCTCTTCCCGCTCACTGCGGTATTGCTGACTGCCTATTTCATTGATCGCTGGGAACCCGAGCCCAAATGGATGCTGGGCTTTGCGCTACTTTGGGGCGCGCTTGGTTCAATTGGCACCACGTTGTTGATCCAGCCAGTGTGGGTAGCGGTGTTCCGGCCGCCGAATATGGGCAAAGAACAAGCGATGCAATGGCTGGCAACCTTTGAGGCTCCCCCGGTGGAAGAATTTTTCAAGGGACTGGGCATCCTTCTGATCGCGCTGTTCGCGCGGAAATATTTCGACGGCCCTCTCGATGGCGTTGTGTACGCCACCGTCATCGCAGCCGGTTTCGCCTTTACCGAGAACATCCAATATTTTGGTCAGGCTTTTAACGAATCCGGCGAAACCGGCGGCCTCAGTATTGGACTGAGCTTCTTGGCTCGGGGCGTATTCAGCCCCTTCGGCCACGCGCTCTATACCGCCTGTACCGCCTGTACCGGTCTGATCATCGGGTTCGCCGCCCGAAAAGGCAAAACCGGCCCAATCATAGGCGCGTTCTTCCTAGGATTAGTGCCGGCCATGTACCTGCATCTGGTCTGGAACAGTGCCCCACTGCTTGGTGATGCAAACGACGTCGCAAGCTATCTCAGCGCGATCTTCCTGCAAGCGATGGTCTATGAGTTCCCCTTGATTGTGCTTTGGGTGGTCGGTCTAGTTTTCCTGATGCGCAGTGAAGCGAAACTGACGCATCGCCGCCTGGCTGAATACGCTCAACAAGGCTGGTTCACTGCCGATGGAGTCCATATGGTTGCTACGCCAGTTGGCCGACGTACCGCTATGAGTTGGGCAAAAACCGCCGGGCGGACCGCCGTTATGAAGCGATTCATCCGCCGCGCAACTACCTTGGCGTACACCCGCCAACGGATTCTTACCGGCAAGAACCTGAAGCAAAACCAGAACGATGAGCAGCAATTGCTCAATGAGTTAACCGCCCTCCGACCAAGCGTGCTCGGCTAG
- the nusB gene encoding transcription antitermination factor NusB translates to MTEKSAGTSARSKARRRALDILFEAGQRDVSAAEVLKLRRERTDQIINPYSVDIIDGVGQKQEEIDEFLQTYAQGWTLERMPAVDLIALRIGAWELLYNDDVPDAVAVSEAVELAKQLSTDESPQFINGLLGRLQQLKPTLLA, encoded by the coding sequence ATGACGGAAAAATCAGCAGGCACTAGTGCGCGGAGTAAAGCTCGACGCCGTGCCCTCGACATACTTTTTGAAGCGGGACAACGTGACGTTTCGGCCGCAGAGGTCTTGAAACTTCGTCGTGAGCGGACCGATCAGATTATCAATCCCTACTCGGTGGACATCATCGATGGGGTGGGGCAAAAGCAGGAAGAAATTGATGAATTCTTGCAAACCTACGCTCAGGGTTGGACGCTGGAGCGGATGCCAGCCGTCGATTTGATCGCTCTGCGAATCGGCGCATGGGAGCTTCTTTACAATGACGATGTGCCGGATGCGGTCGCGGTGAGCGAAGCCGTGGAACTTGCAAAGCAACTGTCCACGGATGAGTCGCCACAGTTCATCAATGGATTGTTAGGTCGTTTGCAGCAACTTAAGCCAACGTTGCTCGCCTAA
- the efp gene encoding elongation factor P, which produces MVTTNDIKNGTVLNLDGQLWNVIEFQHVKPGKGGAFVRTKIRNVLSGKVVDKTFNAGLKIETATVDRRDYQYLYQDGEDFVFMDTQDFDQITVSAAVVGNAVNFMLENLNVNIALHEGTPLYMELPASVMLVITYTEPGLQGDRSSAGTKPATLETGYEIQVPLFVEQGTKVKVDTRDGSYLGRVND; this is translated from the coding sequence ATGGTAACAACTAATGACATCAAAAACGGAACGGTCTTGAACCTCGATGGCCAGCTCTGGAATGTTATCGAATTCCAGCACGTCAAGCCGGGCAAGGGCGGCGCATTCGTGCGCACCAAGATCCGTAACGTGCTTTCTGGCAAAGTTGTTGACAAGACGTTCAACGCTGGCCTGAAGATCGAAACCGCTACGGTTGATCGCCGCGATTACCAGTACTTGTACCAGGATGGCGAAGATTTCGTTTTCATGGATACCCAAGATTTTGATCAGATCACCGTCTCGGCCGCCGTCGTCGGTAACGCAGTGAACTTCATGCTGGAGAATCTCAACGTCAACATTGCGTTGCATGAGGGCACCCCGCTGTACATGGAGCTGCCCGCCTCGGTGATGCTGGTTATTACCTACACTGAGCCGGGCCTACAGGGCGACCGCTCCTCGGCAGGCACAAAGCCGGCCACCTTGGAAACCGGCTACGAGATCCAGGTTCCGCTATTCGTCGAGCAGGGTACCAAGGTCAAAGTTGATACTCGTGACGGCTCCTATCTTGGCCGGGTTAACGACTAA
- the aroB gene encoding 3-dehydroquinate synthase, producing MSDTHTVIKVTGAQPAENYDVVVGRGLLGKLPEILGERVRRVLVVHPRALRMTGDSVRGDLAAAGLTAVTAEIPDAEEGKHIQVAAFCWQVLGQNDFTRSDAIVSVGGGAVSDLAGFVAATWLRGVKVVHLPTSLLGMVDAAVGGKTGINTAEGKNLVGSFHPPAAVLADLDALATLPVNELISGMAEVVKCGFIADPVILDIIENQPDAVKDPNSAALRELIERAIAVKAVVVSADLKESGQREFLNYGHTLGHAIELVERYSWRHGAAVSVGMMFAAELARSVGRLSDEAADRHRSVLEGLGLPTSYRRDRWQGLLDGMRRDKKSRGDLLRFVVLDSIGKPGILDVPDTSLLFAAYQEIAE from the coding sequence GTGAGTGATACGCACACCGTTATCAAAGTGACCGGTGCCCAGCCCGCCGAAAACTACGACGTCGTTGTCGGTCGTGGGCTGCTTGGAAAACTACCTGAGATCTTGGGCGAACGGGTACGCCGGGTCTTAGTGGTTCATCCTCGAGCGCTTCGAATGACGGGAGACTCGGTTCGTGGCGATCTGGCTGCCGCGGGTTTAACCGCGGTAACCGCAGAAATCCCGGATGCTGAAGAGGGTAAACACATCCAGGTGGCGGCTTTCTGCTGGCAAGTTCTGGGTCAAAATGACTTCACTCGCTCGGATGCCATTGTGTCGGTTGGTGGTGGCGCGGTCAGCGACCTAGCCGGTTTTGTGGCGGCTACCTGGCTTCGTGGCGTAAAGGTTGTCCATTTGCCCACCAGCCTCTTGGGCATGGTCGATGCTGCCGTGGGCGGCAAGACTGGTATCAACACCGCAGAAGGTAAAAACTTAGTCGGTTCATTCCATCCGCCGGCTGCCGTGCTTGCAGATCTGGATGCACTAGCGACGTTGCCGGTCAATGAACTGATCTCGGGGATGGCCGAAGTGGTGAAATGCGGTTTCATCGCTGATCCAGTGATTCTAGACATCATTGAAAATCAGCCAGATGCGGTTAAAGACCCGAACTCCGCTGCGCTACGCGAATTGATTGAGCGCGCTATTGCCGTTAAAGCAGTGGTCGTTTCTGCTGATCTCAAAGAATCTGGTCAGCGCGAATTTTTGAATTACGGGCATACGCTCGGTCATGCCATTGAATTGGTTGAACGCTATTCTTGGCGGCACGGTGCCGCGGTTTCGGTGGGGATGATGTTTGCCGCTGAACTTGCACGCAGCGTCGGCAGGCTCTCAGATGAAGCTGCCGACCGGCATCGGAGCGTCCTGGAAGGTCTGGGACTGCCCACTAGCTATCGCCGAGACCGGTGGCAAGGATTGCTTGATGGAATGCGCCGAGACAAGAAATCTCGTGGTGACCTCTTGCGGTTTGTTGTCTTGGACAGCATCGGTAAACCCGGAATTCTCGATGTTCCGGACACTTCGCTGCTTTTTGCCGCGTATCAAGAAATTGCCGAGTAG
- a CDS encoding shikimate kinase: MIEPSSERTIVLIGPMAVGKTTIGTELAALTGRDFADSDQVFEAKSGKISQVFASRGEQWFRQQEARIIAELIGGDKPLVLSVGGGAVLDSGTQQLLAKATVVFLEADLETVRERIVRSSSRPLLNATGVDPLKKWLQLFSDRELVYRKLADLTLDVRHGTPQELASTLKELIWPVAKPHQKDQIAEESL, encoded by the coding sequence GTGATTGAACCGAGCTCCGAGCGCACGATTGTGCTGATTGGTCCGATGGCGGTAGGAAAGACGACCATAGGTACTGAACTTGCCGCGCTTACTGGGCGTGACTTTGCTGATTCCGATCAAGTGTTCGAAGCTAAGAGTGGCAAAATCTCGCAGGTATTTGCCTCGCGTGGCGAACAGTGGTTTAGGCAGCAAGAAGCTCGCATTATTGCCGAACTCATCGGCGGGGATAAACCTTTGGTGCTCTCGGTAGGTGGCGGTGCGGTTCTTGACTCGGGGACCCAACAACTGTTGGCGAAGGCCACCGTGGTGTTTCTGGAAGCGGACCTTGAGACGGTACGCGAACGAATTGTCCGTAGTTCAAGCCGCCCGCTACTGAACGCCACCGGCGTCGATCCTTTGAAAAAATGGTTGCAACTATTTTCGGATCGAGAACTTGTCTACCGCAAGCTCGCGGATTTGACCCTCGATGTTCGTCACGGCACGCCGCAGGAGCTTGCGAGCACGTTGAAAGAACTTATTTGGCCGGTTGCAAAACCTCACCAAAAAGATCAGATAGCAGAGGAATCCCTGTGA
- the aroC gene encoding chorismate synthase has translation MLRWLTAGESHGPALTGIIEGLPAGIEISTEEVRLALARRRLGYGRGARMKFEQDEVNLLGGVRHGRTQGGPVAITVGNTEWSKWEQIMSADAVDAAELEGQARNAPLTRPRPGHADFTGMQKYGFDEARPVLERASARETAMRVALGAVAAKFLAQLGITLVSHTVAVGTVTGPDDAGLPTAADVPNLDSDPLRCFDAETSAAMVAEVDLAHKEGETLGGVVEVIAYGLPPGLGSYVHWDRRLDSRLAGALMGIQAIKVVEIGDGFRTAQRRGSVAHDEIVKDAAGRIRRTSNRAGGLEGGMSIGDPVRVRAAMKPIATVPRALKTVDVATGEAAKAHHQRSDVCAVPAAGVVAEAMVALVLAEAVTEKFGGDSLAETHRNLNSYLAAIPESLRSQPL, from the coding sequence ATGTTGCGTTGGCTCACCGCGGGTGAATCCCATGGCCCGGCACTGACCGGGATCATCGAAGGACTTCCGGCCGGTATCGAAATTAGCACTGAAGAAGTGCGGTTAGCTTTGGCGCGTCGTCGCTTAGGCTACGGCCGTGGTGCTCGAATGAAATTCGAACAGGACGAGGTAAACCTCTTGGGTGGGGTCCGGCATGGACGAACTCAAGGCGGACCGGTGGCCATCACGGTAGGAAACACCGAGTGGTCCAAATGGGAACAGATCATGTCCGCGGATGCTGTCGACGCCGCTGAGCTCGAAGGGCAAGCGCGAAACGCGCCTTTGACCCGGCCCAGACCTGGGCACGCGGATTTCACCGGTATGCAGAAGTATGGCTTTGACGAAGCTCGTCCGGTCTTGGAACGCGCCAGTGCGCGGGAGACAGCAATGCGAGTTGCCCTTGGCGCAGTCGCGGCCAAATTCCTAGCGCAGCTTGGTATCACTTTGGTGAGTCATACCGTTGCCGTGGGCACGGTAACCGGCCCTGATGACGCTGGATTACCCACTGCTGCGGACGTACCGAATCTAGATAGCGATCCTTTGCGCTGTTTCGACGCCGAAACGTCAGCGGCCATGGTCGCAGAGGTTGACCTGGCGCATAAAGAGGGCGAGACTCTGGGCGGCGTTGTTGAAGTGATTGCTTATGGTTTGCCGCCGGGACTGGGCAGTTATGTGCATTGGGATCGTCGACTCGATTCCCGGTTGGCCGGGGCGTTGATGGGTATTCAAGCCATCAAGGTGGTTGAAATTGGCGATGGCTTCCGCACTGCGCAACGACGTGGCTCGGTAGCGCATGACGAAATTGTCAAAGACGCCGCAGGACGCATTCGTCGCACTAGTAACCGTGCGGGCGGCCTTGAAGGCGGCATGAGTATCGGAGACCCGGTACGCGTGCGCGCAGCTATGAAGCCGATCGCTACAGTTCCCCGTGCGCTCAAAACGGTGGACGTAGCTACCGGTGAAGCAGCAAAGGCCCATCATCAACGCTCGGATGTCTGTGCAGTGCCCGCAGCGGGCGTTGTGGCGGAAGCGATGGTAGCCCTGGTGCTGGCGGAAGCTGTCACGGAAAAATTCGGCGGAGATTCGCTGGCAGAAACGCATCGAAACCTGAATAGCTATTTGGCCGCCATCCCGGAATCACTGCGGTCGCAGCCGCTGTGA
- a CDS encoding shikimate dehydrogenase: MQLKAAVIGHPIAHSKSPALHRAAYELLGANISYQLVDLAPGKLAEFVNRVRAEGDWAGVSVTMPHKAAMLALVDEIDQNVRSLGVLNTVVVDQPSGKLRAMNTDVAGIVHALAQAGLSQLHRGSVLGGGGTALAALAALKQIGALAATVYLRDKIKSTELNAFAASAGLILAVRSFDELVDGFEPAELLISTLPPKAADSLVPLLVDAAPMLLDVAYDPWPSSLAQAFTQRGGVVVSGLEMLMYQAVQQVAAFTRQDLRGRVDVINVMCDSIGLPRR, from the coding sequence ATGCAGTTAAAAGCTGCCGTGATCGGGCATCCGATCGCGCACTCGAAATCACCAGCGTTACATCGCGCAGCCTATGAGCTCCTAGGCGCGAATATTAGCTATCAGCTCGTTGATCTAGCACCGGGAAAATTAGCTGAATTCGTAAACCGTGTGCGCGCCGAAGGCGACTGGGCTGGGGTGTCAGTCACGATGCCGCATAAGGCCGCAATGCTGGCGCTGGTCGATGAGATCGATCAAAATGTTCGCTCGCTCGGGGTGCTCAATACTGTGGTGGTGGACCAACCGAGCGGCAAATTACGCGCCATGAATACCGATGTTGCGGGCATCGTCCATGCCTTGGCTCAGGCGGGACTGAGTCAGCTCCATCGCGGCAGCGTACTTGGCGGTGGCGGAACTGCCTTGGCAGCGCTGGCGGCTCTGAAGCAAATAGGGGCTTTGGCAGCCACGGTCTATCTGCGCGATAAAATTAAGAGTACTGAGCTGAACGCATTCGCGGCCTCCGCGGGGCTTATCTTGGCGGTTCGAAGTTTTGACGAGTTAGTAGATGGCTTTGAGCCAGCTGAACTTTTGATCAGTACCTTGCCGCCGAAAGCTGCCGATTCATTGGTCCCGTTACTCGTTGATGCGGCGCCGATGCTTCTTGATGTGGCTTATGACCCATGGCCCAGTTCACTTGCCCAGGCCTTTACGCAACGTGGTGGCGTGGTTGTTTCTGGCTTGGAGATGCTGATGTATCAAGCTGTGCAACAGGTTGCAGCTTTTACCAGGCAAGATCTTCGCGGGCGAGTCGATGTCATCAATGTGATGTGTGACTCAATTGGCCTCCCGAGAAGGTAA